The segment CTGTAAATTCATGACTTTAGTCCACAAGTAAGATGGTAAGTTAGCAACATTGACACTAGTAGCATTGAATTGGAAGTTTAATGCATTGTAAATGGGTGAAGTAGTGTTTCCAAGTATAGCATTATCAAGTGTATCGTAACTAGCTGAACTTACAGGAAGAAATTGAGATATCTTGGAGGAAGCTTGTTGGATAACAGgtgaattttgaataaattggtCAACTTTACCACCTTTTGGTAAAGCGGCAGCATATAGCCTGTCAAAGATGAAATAATCACAAATTTCTAATACGATATCCATGTTGTGTTGTGTATGAGGGAAGAAACGTGggtcttttgaaaattaatAAAGATCTGAAGATCGGATGAAAGCGGAGGTAGAATGTGAAATAATTTGTTGTAGTGAGTAGCAATAGCTAAGTTTGCAGTGGTGGAAATAGTAGCTAGTGGGAGTGTGTATAAAAAGCGAACGTTCCTATCTCCTTATGGATATGGgtttgtatatatatttcaactgttttgtttattaaTAAAAAGGAGCAgttctatttttttctcttcgTATAGACCGAAACGAGGGAAAcgtttgtttttttttattttattttttttaaattcCGAAGATGCAAAACTACTTTTCGATTGAAAGTCTTTAATTGGATATATACAATAAAATCTTTCGGATGTGTTGATATACCCGTGCTTCTTGGTGACGTAGTAGATAGTGACTAACTTTATTAGAGAATTCAGACCCCTTTCTTTTAGTTCTgcttgtatatatatatagttTTTTGGCGCTTAATTTACTGCTTTGACAATAGGATGATTTTTCTGTTTCTAGCTCGTAGAATGTGTCAAAAAAACGCGTGGTGTGGTATGGTTCGGATCAGTGCGTAAATTATTCCAAAATAGTGGGATGATTGTTAAGATGTAAAGCCCAAGCGCCTATACGAAGAGTAAGCTACAAGTGACGCAGGAGGGTATTTCAGTGAACAAAGCATGTGCTACTACGACAAcctattttcaattttgcaatcttTATCATATAGTACAACGGTCTTATATCAGATCTATGTGTTGGTAAGCAACTACgcacaataaaaaaaaggagGGCCGTTAACACTCAATTACTAAGACAAAATTGTGTTTTATAATTCCATAACTTGTGGTTCATCTTTCTAATTCTCCATCTTTGTCCAGGCTTGTGCAATCGTTTATGAATTGCTGTATTTGAGTTTTGTGTTTCTTCATCTCATCTGCATCTCGTTCCCgttgagaaaaaaaaatcaatttgaatcttCATACGATGAGAAATAACATTTTTGACAGACTATACTACGATCCACTTGAAGTAAGAAATGAGTGTACTTGTAAGAGAAACTGAATCAGACACCTGGGGCCCAATTAGTTGCTTCTAATTACTGCAAGAACTATGTTTATTATTTTACAACTTTTTGAATCAGGtgttttttaaaaaatttctaTACGACGAAAATGATactttttctatttttgtGTCAACAAACTGATTGCAAAATTCGAGCTACCAATGAAAGTTGGATTGAAAGGCTTGTTATAAActctttctccttctctttctctttaaTCTCTTTGTGGGTGGGTAAAAGAAAATGCACCACAACGAGATTGTTTAATCCAGTATATATAATAACTAATCAATATACAACAAACCTCCAGCGAAGTCCTTCTTATTTACAATAGATCTAGTAGATCAGCATTTATACCACTAGTATTGCCACTTTTATTCTGTGGGGGTGACGTTGTATTCGACCTGTTAGGCAGCATATTGGCTCCCTTTGGCGACAACACTGAAGAATTGAACCCGGGAGGATAATTATTTGCAACATGCAGTGAATTGTGTGTAGAATTACCCATTGAAGGTGGTTTACTATTGTTAGTTGGACTTAATGGCGTAGTTGGtaaactcttcatcttgttcGCTTCTGATGTCCAATTAATCttattatttgatttgatcttgttgattgcATTGGCCAGTTGAAAGTCATCAAAGTCGTCATCACCTTCATTGTCATGATAAGCTGGTCTATCATAGGTACTTTTCAAGCTATCAAATAGATTGGAGGTGgtggtattgttgttgttggtggtggtggctccaaatttcaatggaGTAGATTGTGTTAAATTTATGGGCGTAGGCTTTGTCATTGTTGGTTTAGATCTTGCTGTATTTAGTGTATTCAGTCTCGTTGCAGTACGCGACGAATTGGAGCTTTTCCTCGTTGGCTGCATGACTTGACTCTTTGGTGCAGTTTCTGGCTTCTCTGGCTCTTTTATAGCTTGAGATTCCAATAATGTCTCAAAATTAGGCTTACCTCTCACTTTTCCCTGTTCACTACCACTAGCAGTTCCACCATTAATATGTCGTTCCGGTAATTGtgccaatttcttttccatcATCGCCTTTTGAATCTTATTTATAATGACCATGAATGATTTAAACTCCTTTTGATCGCAATCAGTACATTCAAAAGCTAAAGTATAACATTGTGGTAtgattgaatcaacaagcattttcaaatctaaaTTCATATCTTCATTAgatacaattttttcaaaaaatttgagAATTCGTACAACAATTTCCTCTTCTCGATTctttaatgattttgtcaCCGGGAGAAATTGCTCATTAATGAttattttatcaataaCTCTggcatcaacaaatttttcaaatgtgttGAGGATCTTCAATTTCGTGGAAAATACTGATGTTGCTTGGAAAATCTTAATCAATAATGGGAAAAACGTATTCTTCATGTATGAAAAATCAACCTTATCTGTGAAATTGGGAATATaatcaagaaatttttcTTGTAATTCTATTTGaacttctttttgatcttgttctTTCGCCGCTAGGGTAAAAACTAGATCCAATATTGTCTTTATAAAACTCATAAATTGTTTGTCATTGGTTTTTTCTTGCAACACATTTAAGTTCTTAACCAAGGTTAATCTTGTCTTAACTGATGCATTGATAAGCTTAGTAaatgttttcaacttcttgcTTTTGGCCTCGTCTTtgaaaacaacatcatAGACCTTTTCCAGTAGTGATGAGCTGTCCTTTAATAATACATTATAAACCCTATCTTGGAAAGTCAATGCTGATAacgatttggaaattgcCATAACAATCTCCAACGACAACGAAATCAACTCGTCGATATTGGGATCTATAGCCACTGTTTCGTCCAAAACAGTCAACTCGTTAATCAATTGCCCAATTAACAACGGCAATATCTTCAGCGATCTAAATGCAGAAGGAAATTGGCCAATCAAGTCAGTTTGTGTTGTCGGATCGAATTCAAGTAATCCTCTCATAAACACCAATTTCTCATCAATTGCCTTTGTTGTaaactcatcaataaaCCACATGGCTTTAATAATGGTgccattgaagaaatctGAGTCTATGAATTGATCTAGTCTTAATCTGTCATAGGGGTACCTCGCAAGCAATTGAGGAAACAAAGGGTACAATTTTTCCGGgactttcttcaaaatatacCTCAACTCAGTAGGACTAGTTCGATGACTGTAGAATTTAGATTCAAATTTGCGAAATTCATGTTTGTAATCTTGAATGCTATTGGTATCATGCAAGTTAATCAACAGATCACATTCATCGTAATTgtataaataaaaaatcaacattcCAAACGACCATATATCATTAgcaaaatccaatttggGTTGAGgatcaacaatcaattcagGTGCTgtaaaatttaaatttagaTTTGCAAATGGAATAAAAGATGATGTGTTCATGATAAAGAAATTATCTCGTTCTTGAGGTGATATCTCATTAAGATTCTTTAAAAATGTAAAACCAGCTAATTTCCAATCACCTTGAGTGTTGATAAATATGGAAGATGGCTGGATATTCAAATGAATTATATTACACTGATTATGAATAAATTGCAACCCCTTGGCTACTTGTAACAACCCCTTTTGAATCGACAACtcatccaaatcttttgaagcCACCGTATTTAAATCACTTACAACTGCTTCAGTGGCAAAGATAAACTTTGTCTTTGTCTCTTCCAATGGTTCAAGAGTAGTCAATATTTGTGGATGTCTcaatttactcaattgattcacttcaaatttgatcaactcATAACATTCTTTAATTACTTTTTTAGGGCTGCTATTTGCAGCCAATGATGACATCTGACACATTCGATGAACTTgtgattcaaatttcaGCTTATCAAATATGAAAACGGAAACTATTCTATTGGATGACTTATGCTTGGCAGGGTATACCGTCCATGGTTCACTAACAAACGAAGGGTTATCCAGAACATTGTAAGCTGCTCTAATCCCAGTTTTAAAGCCTAAACTGCTCAACATGCTAGCTGATGTAGATATGATGGAGTAAGTCCAGTATGCGTTGTCACAATTTTCGTGTAATAAAGGAAGTGAAAAGGTGCGGAATTTTCGTTTGTCgtaaatttttatttttttatttttcgAGACATTGCAAAATCTGGCATTAACCTAAATTCCCTTGGCTAGGCTATACAAATTGTTGACTGGGAG is part of the Candida orthopsilosis Co 90-125, chromosome 2 draft sequence genome and harbors:
- a CDS encoding Scy1 protein (S. cerevisiae homolog SCY1 localizes clathrin-coated vesicle), with translation MLSSLGFKTGIRAAYNVSDNPSFVSEPWTVYPAKHKSSNRIVSVFIFDKSKFESQVHRMCQMSSLAANSSPKKVIKECYELIKFEVNQLSKLRHPQILTTLEPLEETKTKFIFATEAVVSDLNTVASKDLDELSIQKGLLQVAKGLQFIHNQCNIIHLNIQPSSIFINTQGDWKLAGFTFLKNLNEISPQERDNFFIMNTSSFIPFANLNLNFTAPELIVDPQPKLDFANDIWSFGMLIFYLYNYDECDSLINLHDTNSIQDYKHEFRKFESKFYSHRTSPTELRYILKKVPEKLYPLFPQLLARYPYDRLRLDQFIDSDFFNGTIIKAMWFIDEFTTKAIDEKLVFMRGLLEFDPTTQTDLIGQFPSAFRSSKILPLLIGQLINELTVLDETVAIDPNIDELISLSLEIVMAISKSLSALTFQDRVYNVLLKDSSSLSEKVYDVVFKDEAKSKKLKTFTKLINASVKTRLTLVKNLNVLQEKTNDKQFMSFIKTILDLVFTLAAKEQDQKEVQIELQEKFLDYIPNFTDKVDFSYMKNTFFPLLIKIFQATSVFSTKLKILNTFEKFVDARVIDKIIINEQFLPVTKSLKNREEEIVVRILKFFEKIVSNEDMNLDLKMLVDSIIPQCYTLAFECTDCDQKEFKSFMVIINKIQKAMMEKKLAQLPERHINGGTASGSEQGKVRGKPNFETLLESQAIKEPEKPETAPKSQVMQPTRKSSNSSRTATRSNTLNTARSKPTMTKPTPINLTQSTPLKFGATTTNNNNTTTSNLFDSLKSTYDRPAYHDNEGDDDFDDFQSANAINKIKSNNKINWTSEANKMKSLPTTPLSPTNNSKPPSMGNSTHNSSHVANNYPPGFNSSVLSPKGANMSPNRSNTTSPPQNKSGNTSGINADLLDLL